The Neoarius graeffei isolate fNeoGra1 chromosome 10, fNeoGra1.pri, whole genome shotgun sequence genome has a segment encoding these proteins:
- the LOC132892766 gene encoding DLA class II histocompatibility antigen, DR-1 beta chain-like, whose protein sequence is MSELLRILLLLLPAILHTANGHSLADPVWCLWSSDDFSDMELIRSLIFNKIKYIEYNSTAGKFVGYTEIGIKNAERFNNDTAMLKSWKADLDRACKHNAQGYSSAVLSKAVEPRVKVTLVKKSDGTHPARLMCSAYSFYPPHIEVTWLRNGQKIKGGVTSTEEMADGDWYYQIHSHLEYMPESGEEISCVVQHASFQKPMVYKWGESDHHSQI, encoded by the exons ATGTCGGAGCTGCTGAGAATACTGCTCCTCTTACTGCCTGCCATCCTGCACACAGCAA ATGGGCATTCACTGGCAGATCCAGTTTGGTGTCTCTGGAGCTCTGATGATTTCAGTGACATGGAGCTCATAAGGTCTCTCATCTTCAATAAGATCAAATACATAGAGTATAACAGCACTGCGGGGAAGTTTGTGGGATACACTGAAATAGGCATCAAAAACGCAGAGAGGTTTAACAATGACACTGCAATGCTGAAATCATGGAAAGCCGATCTGGATCGTGCCTGTAAGCACAATGCTCAGGGTTACTCCAGCGCCGTCCTCAGTAAAGCAG TTGAGCCCCGGGTTAAGGTCACTTTGGTAAAGAAGTCAGATGGCACTCACCCAGCCAGGCTGATGTGCAGCGCTTACAGCTTTTACCCCCCACACATTGAGGTGACCTGGCTGAGAAACGGTCAAAAGATTAAGGGAGGTGTAACGTCCACTGAGGAGATGGCTGATGGAGACTGGTACTATCAGATCCACTCACATCTGGAGTACATGCCTGAATCTGGAGAGGAGATCTCCTGTGTGGTGCAACACGCCAGCTTCCAAAAGCCCATGGTCTATAAGTGGGGTGAGTCTGATCATCACAGTCAGATCTAA